The Leishmania donovani BPK282A1 complete genome, chromosome 23 genome contains a region encoding:
- a CDS encoding S-adenosyl-methyltransferase mraW-like protein, with the protein MKRIVAPKRWSAVNRVEHPPLMPKQLLQGVCGGLRWLESKNLAEFLAKRAIEEGFPCTKKQQRVFDARLPSSRPALRKRRLHKKCPARRSGGDVQLTEGSLEAQRTTGVSGALVSSGASLALNSSAFDALAPLAKRKRLVSYDVLDCTFGSGFHTGVVLENGRPYTRVVAMDCDVEATVSAREIVDEFGADRFRFYARPMSEAKAMFGERSFDAVMIDPGPSLTQLENPERGFLLDDESDHALDMRYGPTHGLGALEYLNTVPQHALSGALASYELLTPQQSMKLARAIRQRRPFDGAQRVLEAVEEAGNELPEEGWGTQDSRRKTSMSWNFMTSLRCIVNHERHELSEALQNALLLLRTDGRLVVFSRLPWEEKLISTTISQHPHALLSYSEAIPIEDVQDHGHSRHTKMWIATRTQSSSYVLKNSQALTEEAVQESSMRWMSGLFAGQTFGFPANNFTFENKDGKDWAAVRRNKDSPPFDRDDDSRG; encoded by the coding sequence ATGAAGCGGATTGTGGCACCGAAGCGATGGTCCGCCGTAAACCGTGTTGAGCATCCTCCGCTTATGCCTAAGCAGCTCTTGCAGGGCGTCTGCGGCGGGCTGCGGTGGCTCGAGTCTAAGAACCTCGCTGAGTTTTTGGCAAAACGCGCCATCGAAGAAGGGTTCCCCTGTACGAAAAAGCAGCAGAGGGTTTTCGATGCGCGACTGCCATCATCGCGTCCAGCGCTTCGCAAGCGCCGACTGCACAAAAAGTGTCCAGCGCGTCGTTCTGGCGGGGATGTGCAACTGACCGAGGGTAGtctggaggcgcagcgcacgacAGGTGTCAGTGGCGCCCTCGTCTCTTCCGGCGCATCGCTTGCGTTGAACTCGTCTGCCTTCGATGCTCTGGCGCCACTGGCCAAGCGGAAGCGGCTCGTTTCGTATGATGTTTTGGACTGTACATTCGGCTCTGGCTTTCACACCGGTGTGGTGCTCGAGAACGGTCGGCCGTACACGCGAGTTGTTGCGATGGACTGCGACGTGGAGGCGACGgtgagcgcgcgcgagatCGTTGATGAGTTCGGCGCGGACCGGTTTCGATTCTATGCGCGTCCCATGTCTGAGGCCAAGGCCATGTTTGGCGAGCGTTCCTTTGATGCCGTTATGATCGACCCTGGCCCGTCGTTGACTCAACTGGAGAATCCCGAGCGAGGGTTTCTTCTGGATGATGAGAGTGACCATGCACTCGACATGCGCTACGGGCCCACGCATGGGCTCGGGGCGCTGGAGTACCTCAACACGGTGCCGCAGCATGCCCTGTCCGGCGCCCTCGCTTCCTACGAACTTCTAACTCCTCAGCAGTCGATGAAGTTGGCTAGAGCCATTCGGCAACGGCGCCCCTTCGatggtgcgcagcgcgtgctggaggcagtggaggaggcgggtaACGAGCTCCCTgaggagggatgggggaCTCAGGATAGCCGACGGAAGACTTCGATGTCTTGGAACTTCATGACATCGTTGAGATGCATCGTGAACCACGAGCGCCACGAGCTGAGCGAGGCCCTGCAGaacgcactgctgctcctgcgcacTGACGGCCGACTTGTTGTCTTTTCTCGTCTCCCGTGGGAGGAGAAGCTCATCTCCACCACTATCAGTCAGCACCCGCACGCTCTGCTAAGTTACTCGGAGGCTATTCCCATCGAGGATGTGCAGGATCACGGCCACTCACGCCACACAAAGATGTGGATTGCCACTCGCACCCAAAGTTCCTCGTACGTGCTCAAGAACAGTCAGGCACTCacagaggaggcggtgcaggagaGCTCGATGCGGTGGATGAGCGGCCTCTTCGCTGGTCAAACGTTTGGGTTCCCGGCGAATAACTTCACATTTGAGAACAAGGATGGGAAGGACTGGGCAGCAGTGCGCAGAAACAAGGACTCGCCACCCTTCGACCGCGATGATGACTCTAGAGGCTAA
- a CDS encoding sir2-family protein-like protein, which translates to MRPAGTIASFMERCSARKPGRGCVVLTGAGCSTESGIPDYRGPNGQYHRADFVLLTFQNFMRDDNEKRRYWARSMLGYSTISGASCNAAHMALQAFTKSGAVAHILTQNVDGLHHLATYGGVGDAEEEHYYKYTTSNAPLKELHGNIHNVICTSCGFLMPRARLQRELRERNPALYEQYGADMSRVRPDGDYSAPTEALNAMHLVMCPRCNGFFKPHVVLFGENVPKPIVETTMNVVRDKASCLLCLGTSLQVYSAYRYVLEAKQLGIPVAIVNAGMTRGDAIADLKLNVESVGSVLAETAHEMLGVPASMFFRRKTIQL; encoded by the coding sequence ATGAGGCCGGCGGGGACGATCGCATCGTTCATggagcgctgcagcgccagaaAACCTGGTCGTGGCTGCGTAGTCCTCACCGGCGCGGGTTGCAGCACAGAGAGTGGCATCCCAGACTATCGTGGGCCCAACGGCCAGTACCACCGCGCCGATTTCGTGCTGCTGACTTTTCAGAACTTTATGCGCGACGACAACGAAAAACGACGCTATTGGGCCCGCAGCATGCTTGGGTACTCGACCATATCCGGTGCCTCCTGCAATGCCGCTCAcatggcgctgcaggctTTCACCAAGTCCGGGGCCGTGGCACACATCCTCACGCAAAACGTCGACgggctgcaccacctcgctACGTatggcggcgtcggtgacgcggaggaggagcactACTACAAGTACACCACAAGTAATGCGCCGCTGAAGGAGTTGCACGGCAACATTCACAACGTCATCTGCACGTCCTGCGGCTTTCTCatgccgcgcgcgcggctgcagcgggaACTGCGAGAAAGGAATCCGGCTTTGTATGAGCAGTACGGGGCGGATATGTCGCGTGTGCGGCCGGACGGCGACTACAGTGCACCAACGGAGGCCTTGAATGCGATGCATCTCGTCATGTGCCCTCGGTGCAACGGCTTCTTCAAGCCGCATGTCGTTCTGTTCGGTGAGAACGTGCCGAAGCCAATTGTGGAAACCACGATGAATGTTGTGCGCGACAAGGCTTCCTGTCTGCTGTGCCTCGGCACCTCCCTGCAGGTGTACAGTGCCTATCGGTACGTCTTAGAGGCAAAGCAGTTAGGGATTCCGGTGGCCATCGTCAACGCTGGAATGACGCGGGGCGACGCCATTGCTGACCTCAAACTCAATGTGGAGAGCGTCGGAAGCGTGTTGGCGGAGACGGCGCATGAGATGCTTGGCGTGCCGGCGTCCATGTTCTTCCGCCGCAAGACGATTCAACTCTAG
- a CDS encoding T-complex protein 1, gamma subunit, putative → MNGQQPVIVVNQRVERESGRKAQMSNIEAAKTVASLISSTLGPCAMLKMIIDPMGGTVLTNDGNCILREIDVVHPAAKHMLELARAQDEEVGDGTTSVIILTGEILSLAQPLLERNIHPLKIVKGFTQALSDALAAVEKIATSIDPENKEQLEDVVRACLGTKFNSREEELMCRMAVEATLRVVQVNPITGVKDIDIKRYAKVEKIPGGSITDSVVLDGVMFNKDHIHSKMRRVIESPRILLLDCPLEYKKPETTINVELTKDTDWEALLKQEEDYVRSICNVIISFKPDVVITEKGASDLAAHFLYKAGITCIRRLRKTDNNRIARATGATIVSRVEELTQEHIGKAGLFEIKKIGDEYFTFITGCPGGSACSILLRGASKDTLNEMERNLHDAMCVARNIILEPRIVYGAASCEMSVSSTLMAKAKSIGGVEQAAYQAVAMALEVVPRILTSNCGANVIRVVTDLRARHANPEGWYWGIDGHSGHIVDARTIKVIEPAAVKVQALKTAIEAASMILRVDDIVSGTKLREEKPTAKPKQQDEDPDGAAEP, encoded by the coding sequence ATGAACGGGCAGCAACCGGTTATTGTGGTAAACCAGCGCGTGGAGCGCGAGTCTGGCCGCAAGGCGCAGATGAGCAACATCGAGGCAGCCAAGACGGTTGCTAGTCTCATCAGCAGCACACTGGGTCCATGTGCCATGCTGAAGATGATCATAGACCCCATGGGCGGCACAGTTCTGACGAACGATGGCAACTGCATCCTGCGCGAGATTGATGTAGTGCACCCCGCGGCGAAGCACATGCTGGAACTCGCCCGCGCTcaggacgaggaggtgggTGACGGGACGACCTCAGTGATTATCTTGACGGGCGAGATTCTGAGCCTGGCGCAGCCGTTGCTGGAGCGCAACATCCACCCGCTCAAGATTGTGAAGGGCTTCACCCAAGCTCTGTCtgacgcgctggcggcggtggagaagaTTGCCACCTCGATTGATCCCGAGAACAAGGAGCAGTTAGAGGATGTGGTGCGCGCCTGCCTTGGCACCAAGTTCAACTCCcgtgaggaggagctgatgTGCCGCATGGCTGTTGAGGCAACGCTGCGCGTAGTGCAGGTGAACCCCATCACTGGAGTCAAGGACATTGACATCAAGCGCTACGCCAAAGTGGAGAAGATTCCTGGCGGCTCCATTACGGATAGCGTTGTGCTGGATGGCGTCATGTTCAATAAGGACCACATTCACTCGAAGATGCGCCGCGTCATCGAGAGCCCGCGCATCCTCTTGTTGGATTGCCCTCTTGAGTACAAGAAGCCGGAGACGACCATCAACGTGGAGCTGACCAAGGACACCGACTGGGAGGCCCTGCTGAAACAGGAGGAGGACTACGTCCGCTCTATCTGCAACGTCATCATTTCCTTCAAGCCGGATGTAGTAATCACGGAGAAGGGCGCCTCTGACTTGGCGGCGCACTTCCTGTACAAGGCTGGCATCACCTGCATCCGCCGCCTTCGCAAGACAGACAACAACCGCATAGCCcgtgccaccggcgccaccatCGTTAGCCGTGTGGAGGAGCTGACGCAGGAGCACATTGGCAAGGCGGGCTTATTTGAAATCAAGAAAATCGGTGATGAGTACTTCACCTTCATCACTGGCTGTCCAGGGGGCTCTGCGTGCAGTATTCTGCTTCGTGGCGCCAGCAAGGACACGCTGAATGAGATGGAGCGCAACCTGCATGACGCCATGTGCGTGGCGCGCAACATCATCCTCGAGCCGCGCATCGTCtacggcgctgcgtcgtgcGAGATGTCTGTCTCCTCCACCCTCATGGCGAAAGCCAAGTCCATTGGCGGCGTGGAGCAGGCTGCGTAccaggcggtggcgatggcgctggaggtggtaCCGCGCATTCTGACGAGCAACTGCGGCGCCAACGTGATTCGTGTGGTCACGGATCTCCGAGCACGCCACGCGAACCCGGAGGGGTGGTACTGGGGCATCGACGGCCACAGCGGACACATTGTTGATGCGCGCACCATCAAGGTTATCGAGCCAGCTGCGGTGAAGGTTCAGGCGCTGAAAACTGCAATCGAGGCGGCATCCATGATTCTGCGCGTCGACGACATCGTGTCCGGTACCAAGCTCCGCGAGGAGAAGCCGACAGCGAAGCCGAAACAGCAGGATGAGGACCCCGATGGGGCTGCAGAGCCGTAA
- a CDS encoding membrane-bound acid phosphatase 2 yields the protein MRQVLFLLLLAALLLCVPAPVTAALDMKLVMVQLMHRHGARTAEPSYNKTQICGDTPCGYLTWSGIEMLSKTGAFLRSRYNTDSSVVSEPMFPSEDYDLDVAYSRSTDVLRTLQSAESFLRGFFPNLTSLYPAIHTVPEQDDYILYTNYVPQFQFYWSLDMAGVRAVCNPVVDRNFPDFNTLTTIAQEVYSEGYCSDFTRRTDCAFTLFDIAVSKEAIGELDNYPKLKTNRDRLSQVAREHFARQYVYNRSDTRCFQQGSSGQPILQEFVKNIGAAMAGTSRYKLYHYSAHDTTLSRIACSLQDTADDGLLPPFAQTLVLELLQSLSDSSYHVRVLRGHTGQSPASGFEFAWEPDWQLKCMSPSGQLYNASGNRCPVADFTRFVQWGAAPAGSMGYCYLDEKYRQLRNCPEGGIEAGEAWQALPSGCQYYRRRCPSYSCGAGYMLDSLSLQCVCIAPSCLPTSSTAAPGLPDGSPHGAANNTLAKPSGLSAGGTAAVAMGTFCIGALLAAFVTAAVLLCCKHRKSPPFSEV from the coding sequence ATGCGGCAGGTGCTGtttttgctgctgctggccgcgctgctcctgTGCGTGCCGGCGCCTGTTACTGCTGCGCTGGATATGAAGCTCGTGATGGTTCAGCTGATGCACCGGCACGGCGCCCGCACGGCGGAGCCGAGCTACAACAAGACCCAGATCTGCGGCGACACCCCCTGCGGGTACCTTACGTGGTCTGGGATCGAGATGCTCAGCAAGACGGGCGCGTTCCTGCGGAGCCGCTACAACACGGATTCCTCCGTTGTGTCTGAGCCCATGTTCCCCTCGGAGGACTACGACTTGGATGTCGCATACAGCCGCTCGACCGATGTGCTGCGGACGCTGCAGAGCGCCGAGTCGTTCCTGCGCGGCTTCTTTCCGAACTTGACGTCTCTGTACCCCGCTATTCACACGGTGCCAGAGCAGGATGACTACATTCTGTACACAAACTACGTACCGCAATTCCAGTTTTATTGGAGCCTGGATATGGcgggcgtgcgtgctgtTTGCAACCCGGTTGTAGATCGGAACTTCCCTGACTTCAACACGCTGACGACGATTGCGCAGGAGGTGTACAGTGAGGGGTACTGCAGCGATTTCACGCGGCGCACTGATTGTGCCTTTACGCTGTTTGATATCGCCGTCTCCAAGGAAGCCATCGGAGAACTGGACAATTATCCGAAATTGAAGACTAATCGGGACAGGCTGAGTCAGGTGGCCCGCGAGCACTTTGCGAGGCAGTACGTGTACAACCGCAGCGACACCCGGTGCTTTCAGCAAGGGAGCTCTGGGCAGCCGATTCTTCAGGAGTTCGTGAAGAATATCggcgcggcgatggcgggcACCAGCAGGTACAAGCTGTACCACTACAGCGCTCACGACACGACGCTGAGCCGAATCGCGTGCTCGTTGCAGGACACGGCCGACGacgggctgctgccgccctttGCGCAGACGCTCGTtttggagctgctgcagagcctGTCAGACTCGTCGTaccatgtgcgtgtgctgcgcggACACACCGGACAGAGTCCCGCATCTGGCTTCGAGTTCGCGTGGGAGCCGGACTGGCAGCTGAAGTGCATGAGCCCGTCTGGGCAGCTGTACAACGCGAGCGGGAACAGGTGCCCCGTGGCTGACTTCACGCGGTTTGTGCAGTGGGGTGCTGCTCCGGCAGGGTCGATGGGGTACTGCTACCTGGACGAGAAGtaccggcagctgcgcaactGTCCGGAGGGCGGGATCGAGGCCGGTGAGGCGTGGCAGGCGCTGCCGAGCGGATGCCAGTACTACCGAAGGCGGTGCCCGTCGTACTCGTGCGGCGCTGGGTACATGCTGGACAGTTTGTCGTTGCAGTGCGTATGTATTGCCCCTTCATGCCTTCCGACGTccagcactgctgcgccaggGTTGCCGGATGGCAGTCCTCACGGCGCGGCGAACAATACACTTGCAAAGCCCTCCGGGCTGAGTGCcggcggcacggctgccgtggcgaTGGGAACCTTCTGCATCGGGGCTCTTCTCGCTGCTTTCGTcaccgctgcggtgctcCTCTGCTGCAAGCATCGCAAatccccccccttctccgaGGTTTGA
- a CDS encoding coronin, putative: MSVSRFRHSTGHVAKPQRHLLNVTSSTALWDGSNTISCNDKFIAVPWQTFGGTAVFKHDTFGRLAPNPPLVLGQKGQIIDVKFDPFNNHKLFTASEDGSIFGWGIPAEGLQSNISSPLVELKGHNKKCGIISFHPSANGVLASAGVDRVINVWDVERGTAVNTISNLSDYATGLEWNLRGSLFCIASRDKTLRVIDPRDCTVVSSVESHASARSQRCIWCKRKDTIMTLGCSKSQQRQIKLWDTRKMERPYSVTELDQSSAAFIPVYDEDLNLLILGSKGENNVKCFELMNEGLTFSYEVNSNDPMKGLCMMPKWSLDVRKCEFSRLYQLTYHSLFTIEMLLPRKQSCTEFQGDVFPSTFADHSAISAGEFFSGASADPREYDLSGLFDGHSPRLMGGSTPSPAKIPVAAQAAKPLKEAPKGETAAGREKSSVSVPASSEATSAQGDNGPAKHADPCADMTQREIFDKQRRLQELSEKVRTCHQEISALRKALQEKEAEMLQALEDIQSI, translated from the coding sequence ATGTCTGTCTCGCGATTTCGCCACTCCACAGGGCACGTGGCAAAGCCTCAGCGCCACCTTCTAAACGTGACATCGTCCACCGCCTTATGGGACGGTAGCAACACCATTTCATGCAACGACAAATTCATTGCGGTGCCGTGGCAAACCTTTGGCGGGACTGCAGTTTTCAAGCATGATACCTTCGGCCGACTTGCGCCAAACCCTCCCCTTGTACTTGGTCAAAAGGGCCAAATTATCGACGTCAAGTTTGACCCTTTTAACAACCATAAGCTGTTCACCGCCAGCGAGGATGGCAGCATCTTTGGCTGGGGTATCCCAGCAGAGGGGCTTCAATCCAACATATCATCGCCACTAGTGGAGCTGAAAGGACACAACAAAAAGTGTGGTATCATCTCATTTCACCCCAGTGCAAATGGTGTTTTGGCCTCAGCAGGTGTTGACCGTGTCATCAACGTGTGGGATGTGGAGAGAGGCACCGCTGTTAACACCATCAGCAACCTTTCCGACTACGCCACTGGACTAGAGTGGAATCTACGAGGGTCTCTTTTCTGCATAGCCTCTCGCGACAAAACGCTTCGAGTAATCGATCCTCGTGACTGCACAGTGGTGTCATCGGTGGAAAGCCACGCCAGTGCCCGCTCACAGCGGTGCATCTGGTGTAAGCGAAAGGACACAATCATGACACTCGGCTGCAGCAAGAGCCAGCAGCGTCAAATAAAGCTGTGGGATACGCGGAAAATGGAAAGGCCCTACTCAGTCACTGAACTCGACCAGTCGAGCGCCGCATTCATACCAGTGTATGACGAGGATTTGAATCTGCTAATCCTCGGCAGCAAGGGCGAAAACAACGTGAAGTGTTTTGAGTTGATGAATGAAGGCCTCACATTCAGTTATGAGGTGAACTCGAACGATCCTATGAAGGGTCTGTGCATGATGCCGAAGTGGTCACTGGACGTCAGGAAGTGTGAATTCAGCCGTCTGTACCAGCTGACATATCACAGTCTTTTTACAATCGAGATGCTGCTTCCTCGGAAGCAATCTTGCACTGAGTTTCAAGGGGATGTGTTCCCTTCCACATTTGCAGACCACTCTGCAATCTCTGCAGGTGAGTTCTTCAGCGGTGCTAGCGCCGATCCTCGTGAATACGACTTGTCTGGCTTGTTTGATGGTCACTCACCGCGCCTGATGGGAGGAAGCACACCTTCCCCAGCGAAGATTCCTGTggcagcgcaagcagcaaAGCCACTGAAGGAGGCGCCGAAGGGCGAGACGGCCGCAGGGCGCGAGAAATCCAGCGTCTCTGTCCCGGCGTCATCCGAAGCTACTTCAGCCCAAGGTGATAACGGGCCTGCAAAGCACGCGGATCCATGCGCCGACATGACGCAGCGAGAGATTTTCGATAAACAGAGGCGCCTCCAAGAGCTATCTGAAAAAGTACGCACTTGCCACCAGGAGATTTCAGCTCTTCGAAAAGCACTTCAAGAAAAAGAGGCAGAGATGCTGCAAGCGCTAGAGGATATCCAGTCGATATAA